A genomic window from Vicia villosa cultivar HV-30 ecotype Madison, WI unplaced genomic scaffold, Vvil1.0 ctg.003272F_1_1, whole genome shotgun sequence includes:
- the LOC131640697 gene encoding uncharacterized protein LOC131640697, whose translation MELLCLIVTLAVILVLGFVFVIFVEAYRRRNNHEHIEVPAIFEDPNSLKQVPCPHVVDPASKYISLIIPAFNEEHRLPSALEETMVYLQHRASKDPSFSYEVVIIDDGSVDGTKRVAFEFVRKYTVDKVRVILLGRNHGKGEAIRKGMLHSRGELLLMLDADGATKITDLEKLENQIRAVAKKDGDSSGSDPSFRISDTPVVVFGSRAHLEEKALATRKWYRNFLMKGFHLVVLLAAGPGIRDTQCGFKMFTRAAARKLFSNVRLKRWCFDVELVFLCKWFQIPILEISVIWSEIPGSKVNLLSIPNMVWELLLMSVGYRIGIWRISNST comes from the exons ATGGAGCTTCTGTGTTTAATTGTCACGTTAGCTGTGATTTTGgttttagggtttgtgtttgtAATCTTCGTTGAAGCATATAGAAGAAGAAATAATCATGA GCACATTGAAGTTCCGGCGATTTTTGAGGATCCTAATTCGTTGAAACAG gtaCCTTGCCCACATGTTGTTGATCCTGCCTCAAAGTATATTTCGTTGATAATTCCTGCATTTAACGAGGAACATAGACTTCCCAGTGCACTTGAGGAAACTATGGT TTATCTGCAACATCGTGCTTCAAAGGATCCTTCTTTTTCATATGAG GTTGTAATTATTGATGATGGAAGTGTAGATGGGACTAAAAGAGTAGCTTTCGAATTTGTTAGGAAATACACAGTAGACAAGGTAAGGGTCATCCTTCTTGGAAGAAATCATGGCAAGGGAGAAGCCATCAGAAAA GGAATGTTGCACTCACGCGGTGAATTACTTCTCATGCTTGATGCTGATGGAGCAACCAAGATCACTGACCTAGAAAAACTTGAAAATCAG ATTCGAGCTGTTGCTAAAAAGGATGGAGATTCAAGTGGTAGTGATCCTAGCTTTAGAATATCTGATACACCTGTTGTTGTATTTGGTTCACGAGCTCATCTAGAGGAGAAAGCTTTGGCTACA AGGAAGTGGTACCGCAATTTTTTAATGAAGGGGTTCCATCTTGTGGTTTTATTGGCTGCTGGTCCTGGAATTCGTGATACACAG TGTGGTTTCAAGATGTTTACTAGGGCTGCAGCTAGGAAACTCTTTTCAAATGTCCGCTTGAAAAG GTGGTGCTTTGATGTTGAATTGGTCTTTTTGTGCAAGTGGTTTCAGATCCCAATTTTAGAAATTTCTGTAATTTGGTCTGAGATTCCAGGATCCAAAGTGAATCTTCTTAGTATACCAAACATGGTTTGGGAGCTTCTGCTAATGTCCGTAGGGTACAGGATTGGTATATGGAGAATCTCCAATTCCACCTGA